GAGTGATTAAAACGATAGCAACCAAACACCAGACTTTAAACATTAATAACAGATCAACACCTGGAGTAGTTGATAGAacaatgttttacattaaaGTATCCAACGCCCGAATCAAGGAAACTGGCAAACTGcatgtacatataaaaagaagGGAAATTAAACGTCTTGCTATCTCTTTTTTGTTCACTATTACGTGATATTTGCTAAAAACTAGTATAATCATGCATTTGTATTCTTGATTTGTTCGATTTTGATATGATCTGTTTAtcttttgatgtatattttcGAACTTGCCTACTAGTCAAGAGAAGATACAATTTCCTTCTCAAGACTGACAAATATCGCTTGATATAAATCTTGTTTGTTTTCTGGCTGAGTCAAAccaacaattttataaaatgtaggTTTCGATACCTCTAAAAGTAAGTACAGGCCTCCAAAGACCCGACCAAAAATGTATAAGATCAAGCACATTAAACGTCCTGCTCAGCGTGGCGATCAATTCGGTAAGAAATAAGATGTACATGTTTATCCCCATATCTGTAGAtcattacataaaaaaagtgttcGCATCCATTATAAGTTATACAACCATTCGTCATCATATATGGGTGTTTAGGTATGTCGTTGACAAAAATTTCGCATACATATTTCTGCTTAATCTATTGTAGCCCAACTAAAAGGCAATTCCTTGTTATTACAATATGTTATGTCATAATGTCTTGAACACGAGTTCTCCTATTGCAGAGTATCACGTATTCTCCTATTGTGTAGCACTTTTTACATTCTCACCAAGGGTTTAAAAAGGGAAAGCACATGCATATGGAGCTGTTACGTACAATAAAACGGTAATTTGATGACATGTTAATGAAAGTTGCGTCCAATGTGACAATGTTGTAATATTCGATGATGGAATTTTCAAGTCCAGTGTTATTACGGACAAGATTTAGaacaatttaacaataattcataaaatactAGCTAGTAGATCTGAAATGAATAAACTTTAGGCGGAAAATTTATGATAGGGTTACAATTAGCTATCAACGATTAATTGGAAGACAATTGTATGCTTTGATAATCGTAAAGACAGCCGGGCACCGTCGTACTAACACATAGTATAGAAAAGTATTTTTGGGGATTTTTTGGTGAACACACTGATaggtatatattatatttaccggatttgatatcacataagccacacgacgggtgccacacgtggagcaggatctgcttacccttctggagcacctgagatcacccctagtttttggtgggttcgtgttgtttattctttggttttctatgttgtgtcatgtgtaatattgtttgtctgtttgtctttttcatatttagccatggcatggtcagtttgttttagatttatgagtttgactgttcctttgatatctttcgtccctcttttatattgtttaataaataCAGTAAATTGTTCCTTCTTCTGTAGTCTTCAATCTATAGACCAATGGAAACGTAGATAATAATCTATTGACCAATGGAAACGTAGATAATTTTGAGGAATTAAATCAACATGTTTCCGAAGTCAATGCTAAAGGATATTTACAGAGAGCAATTAAGGCACTATGATGAAATGCTTGTATGTTTAACGTTTCAGTGACATTTAAACTGACAGTAAAAATCAATTGTGTAAGATATAATAACTTATGTAACTCGTCTGTCTAATGAAGAACTGATAGAAATGActatttaatgtcaaattatacTATCTACAATATCTTGTGTAATCATTCTGTcgttaaatgaaaatttctgaagGATCTAGATATAATTAGTTACAAGCATGCTTGTGGTATTGAACTTGCTATACTTAAATTGGTTGTAACAAGAGCTGAATAGAATTGTGATGAAGTACCTAcggaacaattttttttccgtGTGTCAAATATGACCGCGAAGACGATTGATGAATTTAAAAGAGCCCGGATACAACCGGTCCCCTCTGTCTGTTAAATGACGTCATTAAGGTAGTTTCATGGTATACCGTCATCTTGggttgtacaatcacagtacaaaatagCCCAAATCAGCAAATTTGGaaacagatttgcaattcaTATTAATGGTAAcactggttatttaaaaaaagaattattttaaaatgttttaacaaagaTCAAactttttggtttttaaaatcattttttttcaaatgaaccatttaaggggagataactcttttaatacaaaatttatactgtgctaataggaatttttttatattttacttttggcgagaaaacaagttcggtgacaccatgttttattttttattttcttaaaacattttatgaaagtcaaacctatcttctcacataaaattcaaaattctatAATCCTAtctgatagatttttttttgtgcactcttggtttttttttcaggaacaactgtcaaactaaccaaatttaagcaattttcaacgactcatagcttgaaaaatagcacagtgacccatactttttattatatttttgaaaaaatcgtaataaaatctttattttggcaaattataagaaaattttgtCTAAATTGACAATAATTTTACTTATAATCTTCATTTGTACGTGCAAAATGCACGAACTTTTTGGGTGAAACAACTAACTCAAAGTGGTCTACTCCGATAAGTTCTGACGCATGACGTGCCGtattatttccatttttttgtaaatagtcAGTTGACacgcttatttttgtcatttgatgtgCACACAAACTAATTGGTAAAgtcatgtttttttatcattcgCTTACTATTCTATCTTAATATCAATCGTTGCAGTGCGTTAAATTGAGGCGTTCGGTTTCTGTCGCAGATCAGCGACTCAGGTCACACATTATCTTtaaaagaaacacaaataaTCGCTATTTCAGTATAACTTACAACCATGTTTAGTCATATACGATTTTCAGTGAAATGAGCCTCTGGTGATCTAATCGAGAATTAGCATTCTTATTTAATTATCAAATTCAATGTGAATCGCTTCTACATTTGTTCTACATTGACAAGTTGCTAACTGATAATAAATATACTTACCCTAAAATTGTCATTGgtaaaactataaattattGGATTTGCAAAACTGTTAGACATCGCTAACCAATGTACCCCGAGGTAGATGCCTAACAAAAGTTTTTCGTCTGCCTCTGTGTCATAATCCAGAACTTCCGGTTGAAAATCTATAACTAATGTGAAGACGTGTAATGGAAGCCAACAAAGTCCAAATATGGTAACAACTATAACTAGCATCTTCACGACCTGAAAAtacagaaatagaaaaattgtaatccttaattttaaaaataaaattaggaGACTTTTAGGAATACAAATTACTGTCGATGGAGATGATGAATAGCATCTGGTGTCTGCGACTTCCCGATATATGAGGGTGTGGATGgtgtttacagaatagagaataatggacaaaaaaatgcaaaacaaaggGTTAAAACATTGTGAATTGAGAAAAAGAGCCCAATTATAAAGATCAGAAAATAATGGGGTGttaatatataaagaatatacAATAACCTGCATAacttatacatgttttaaagaATGAGAAaggtttaaaaatgaaagaaaaaagaaatgaagaaaCACCCATCCTGACCCGTATATTACATGCCATTTTACAGTGTGTTCCCAATACAGAAATACGTTTGTTTTTAATgtgatggtgttttttttccacGTCAATTTCAATCAATCATTGTAACACAGACGAATCAAAAATATATCACCCTCGACTACTAACTACACAACTTACAGAACAATTATAAATTTGGCAAGTATTACAGTAAGGAAGCATGAGGATAGGACAAATGCACAAGTGCTGTAGGAATGGAGCaactttttgtccttttttcctaattttaaacatcaaatgtgtatgaaacaatttaaaccaaaaaaactaacttaaaacaaatacaatcgacaaaaatattaaacatggcTATGACAGATAACAGCTGAATTTTAGCCCCATATGCGAAAGACATATTCAGAATATCGCGGTATTagaaatatttgttgacgcTCAAGTTCAAATCTTCAATTGACAGAAAGGTGAACATGAATGAAAAACCTTGAGCCTGTTAGTcattggttgttgtttgttggtgtGTTCTTTGATTCTCTTTATTGTACGTAGATTAGagcgttggttttcctgtttgaattgttttacactagtcaatGTAGggctatttataaaattttaattattcgGTGTTAGCCAAGGGTCGGTGTTGAAGGTCGTTCTTTGACTtttgtttatacattgtgacttgaatgaagagttgactcattggcactcttaccacatcttcttatctatATTACATGAAATGAAAATAGATTAACGTCTTACTGATGTTGTCATTAATTGGTAATTTATCAAGTTATTATTAATTTGACCATGATCTCCATGTTATTAATATCCTCCATGTTCTATCATTGGAATATtaataattcatgattttttagGTATCTTTTTACGTTTTGCAAGAAACAATGAATTCCATTTCTTATAACTAACGCATATTGTTTGCTATTAATTAGTATCAAAGAGAAGAGGAGAAACATCTTTACAAATAGCACgacaaataaaatagatatgcTCTGCGCAGACGTTGTCAACTATCTTATATATGCACACGACAGCGGTGGATGCATTTTGCTAAGTTATGTAAAAAGTACGTCATGTAACAAGCGTTGTTGTTTTATGCACTTTCGTAGATCACGAATAACAGACTTATGtgcattaaataaataaaaacagattCATATGCGGAAGACATATTCAGAATATCGCGGTATTagaaatatttgttgacgcTCAAGTTCAAATCTTCAACTGACAGAAAGGTGAACATGAATGAAAAACCTTGAGCCTTTTAGTcattggttgttgtttgttggtgtGTTCTTTGATTCTCTTTATTGTACGTAGATTAGagcgttggttttcctgtttgaattgttttacactagtcaatGTAGggctatttataaaattttaattattcgGTGTTAGCCAAGGGTCGGTGTTGAAGGTCGTTCTTTGACTtttgtttatacattgtgacttgaatgaagagttgactcattggcactcttaccacatcttcttatctatATTACATGAAATGAAAATAGATTAACGTCTAACTGATGTTGTCATTAATTGGTAACTTATCAAGTTATTATTAATTTGACCATGATCTCCATGTTATTAATATCCTCCATGTTCTATCATTGGAATATtaataattcatgattttttagGTATCTTTTTACGTTTTGCAAGAAACAATGAATTCCATTTCTTATAACTAACGCATATTGTTTGCTATTAATTAGTATCAAAGAGAAGAGGAAAAACATCTTTACAAATAGCACgacaaataaaatagatatgcTCTGCGCAGACGTTGTCAACTATCTTATATATGCAGACGACAGCGGTGGATGCATTTTGCTAAGTTAAGGGTCTCGACAGTTTGTAAAACGTACGTCATGTAAAAAGCGTTGTTGTTTTATGCACTTTCGTAGATAACGAACAGACTTATGtgcattaaataaataaaaacagattCATAGTAAACTGGCATACCATTAAAGGAGCAACATATGTTTTCTTGAAAtcctaatatttttaaaatcataatatatAATTAGGGGGGAGTTAATAAACCGTAACCCCCTCCTCGAGCTCCCTGGAAGTTAACTGATCGTCCCCATAAAAGgtaaatattatgaaattgaaacatttataaTGATATGTAAAGTTAAAgtgaacagatttttttaattggtgtAGGTTTCTGTATGAAGAATGGTATgctaataaaaattattatctattttttaGGTTCGAGAGACTCCAATTCCCCCTTTTATCTTTTCGATTGAGCAACGTAACTTTCACTTTGTTTATTATGCCTAATTGTACAATTCGTTCATTGTAGAAAGATAACAATAGGAATTAATTACACAAGTACTATTTGACTTCAAATTCAAGTATATCTTAAAATAGATTACTAAAATGTTAATGTATCAAGTATTGCATCTTGATATTCTTATTAACAGACACCTGCATCTAAAGTAAGCAATATGAGAATAACGAAAGCCAATACACAAACCAATTATCATGTCTAATAATCGGTCAATCAAAGGTTATAATGATGACGTTTACATTATAAGAGATTCTCATCCAGGAAGCTCTCATCTTATCCAAATGGACCTATATTTACATTTGTCTCAGTATTTCTTTGTTTCAACATCATTAAGATAAGATCTATATTTGATTAGGACCTGGTCAAGGAGACAACGAAATAAACATTAGCATGAAAATAGCTCAGGCAGCATCGTCATCAAACTTAGTAATCTAGATTCTGTCATTTTATTGATATGTAGTTGAACTCctatttttcttcataaataGCAAATGACAAGTGTTCAATATATATGATTGCATTATACTTTTGATAGATGTTTCTTGCATTTTTAATGTGTTATCCAACTAGTACTTTCATTTaaggacgacatcaaaagtgatatgtagaataaaaaatcataacacTTCAAATAGAATAACCTCTTATATCAAAACTTTCGTTTTACCCTTTGACTACAGCTTTAAATTCTGCTGGTCTAGCAATTTACGAAACAATGTTTCAGAAATCCATTAGTCGCGTAACAATAACATACTATAAAGTGATTTATCATTACGTCTGTCTGTAGCAGATTACATATAATTCCTACCTTTTTGTATATTAACAACATTTCTATTGTGTTGGTACACGAGTTTAATTTGCTttaattgacaatcaacaccaCAGAACacacattaaaataacaaaattatataacacGTATAGCAGATTCCGAACAGAACTGCAactaatcaaattaaaaatgtactggtaatattaatcaaaattatagcgtgcatttattattgcaatgtttGAAAAGCGAGTTaaatattccatttaaaaaCAATCTGTTTTACAGAGATATGTATCAGTGTAGAGTTCAATATCGTTGCAGCTACATAGGGCTACGTAGATTTGTGACTTCTGAACGTGAAGCTAGCCTATCTTATATCTAGCTCTATTTAGCAGTTAGGCTAGCTAAACGTTCAGTAGTAAAAAAATGAgcaatgaactatgaaaatgaggtcaaggtctgaTGGACtttgccaggcagacatgtacagcttgCAGTTCTTTCGTACAAAAATATAGTCGACCTGTTGCTTATAgttaagaaaataaacaaaaaacacaaaaaaataacactgagcaatgaaccgtgaaaataaggtcaaggtcaaataaaacatgcgagACTGACAtctacatcataaaatattttctaatacCAAATATAGCTGCCCTATTGCATACAGAAAAAGACTAAATCTCAAAAACtcaactttgaccactgaaccatggaaataaggtcaaggtcagatgacaactCCCAGTTGTTCATGTAAATCtcacagtccttccatacaccgaatttACTAAACCTATTGCTtctagtatctgagatatgacTCAGtcgaccaccaaaacttaagcTTGtttactgatccatgaaatgaggtcgaggtcaagttaaaaatgtttaagGTGCATGacgaccttgcaaggtacgcacatactaAATGTAgttatcttataaatcataatgAGAGAGAAGCTAGCAGTAcaaacatctttattttttccCTCACTACAAGAAGCCACTGAACCATGTAAATGAGATCGAGGACAATTGACATGTGACAGACGAAAACTCTGAAAATAAGGCAtcaatatacaaagtatgaagcatccaggtcttccactttctaaaatataaagatttaaaaaaaaaaaaaaaatagctaacGACGCCACCTCCGGATCAATATCCATATGTCGATCATTCTGCAACAATAGTCGCATGCCcgataaaaatgaaatagattgAAGTCACTTATACGAATTCCTCTCCCTTCTTTGAAACCCTTTTTCtgaaatctttatatatacaatgtatactcCCTATCATTTAAAAACGGATTTTTTTCGGTATCTTCGATAATATAGTTTAAGTATACACAAGTGGTTAAGTGGTTCAGTACAACAGACTAATGTATAATTAAATGCCAAATTTTAGAGAAATGAAAACACAGATGTTCTCGAGGAGTCAATTATCAATAAGAAAGTGGTAATCttcttattataaatattaattactATTGTTAAGTGTCAATCCCAATGTTTGATGACAATTTctgtcatttgttttctttataaatcGGCTATGGCATATATCATTGTTGTATCTTTAAAGTTCGCCAGTCTTTCATTTGATGCCTTTAAATATATTCTGCATGATTGTATATTTACACCTAGTATGCAAAgggataattttgttttaaaaatgcattacTTTTCAGTACTATTTTCCCCGGTCCCAATTTGGAGGTAATAAATCTTACTAAGTCTATTCAAATCATTCAGCAAAGAACTCCGCTCAATTTAATTCTATGGAATGTCTTACACTTGCTGTTAGCcgagagtttttttttttatttggctccgtgttaaaggcctCATGCTCACTTTGAGATGAGGAACTACAATAAAAGCGATGTTCCTTTGCTTTGTGCCTGTTTTTCCCTGTGTATGacctgattttgtgtcatggatggCTGCATcataccttttttttcttaacctaatattcaaaataaaatacaaatttgagaGACGTTATACCGGGCAATCTATGCGTGAGGATATAttactgttttcttttaaagttttgtttcgAGAATCGAagtatgatacatgtacaaataggAGGGCATTTGTTTCTGAAAGATATGTTAGAAACCATGTCAGGTTCATGAGGTCAAATACACAAAGCTTTTATAattctgaaagaaaaaatatgaaacacaaacaaaaatccGTTCAGGATAATTTAATGTAAACTCTAATTTGATATGGAATATATCAATGTATTAAAATGCCGTTTTATTAATGCATGTTTTATTATCGTATATGCTGGTAAACAAAATGTGAATATGGATAAAACTTCAAATAgcaatgtcaattttttttttgctgtaccgaatttttattgtgatttttttaatttttattcctaaattttatttgaatgattaaaaataaaatatgaatataatcaaATGGGGCACGATAGCCATTGAAAAGCAACTACTTCATTATTATAGTAATGCTGCCTTTGTCATTGTCCAAAATGACTAGGAATAATATAAATGAGGTTAAGTTTTTAACGGATGGAATATTTCATACAAACAGATTTCTTAGTGTTGTCTGTCACGTAGATACTAGGGAATGATGCACCAAAGCTCTGCAGGTTACTAACACGTGTAAACACGTGCTCATCCAtgaatgtgattttaatttttacatgatataaattcaattttgtaaggCTAAACATTCTCCCAAATTCACATGGTAGCTTTTAAATTGACTAACACATGACATTGTTTCATCTCTTATATTACATAGATTTATAAAATACTGAATGATTATAAATCAGACGAAAATACgcaaaataattataacttaattttatctatttgaTGTAATTTATCTAACATCAATTTGTGGTTAAGATCTCTCATCTCTTAATAATGATTCATATTATAGtttaaaatacaacaaacaaaatatgtatcaaaTAGATCTGCTTttaagagggtggtaaagggttattttcgtgcaacgtgtTTTACCAATTTTATTTCACGTGCAGCCTTTAAAAAGGTTCGTTATTCATCATGTTACGTGAAATCGGCAAAAAGATCAACgtgcaagaaatttttaattgttcattcatcgcaatattcaattttatttcgcgTTCTTCCGTGCAGATATCCCCCTTTTATGCCCCTCTTATAAGACTGCAGTGACAgaacaattaaaataagaagCAAGAAATATAGAAACTGGAGATGTTCTATAagtattttaagaaataatctATCTTTCTTTcgaaatattattattaatatacattttcagAGACCCCCTTGGAAATAAGCTATACTATGTAATCTTTTGTTGGATATCCCAGGATTTTTCTAAGCACTGTTTTTAGATATATTAAGATACTTTTTTAAAcgtatatatctatatatataatatacattatttgtcttgtcttgttTGGTGAACTTTTGTTTATGAGCTTGAATCTGCCTGAATACTATACATATACAACACCAATGTGCTCATGTGGGAttcaaatttacaaagaaaCCTTTTAATCAAAGAACATACCTTTATTTTAGAACGCCATTGTAGAAAGTCGCGAAAATGATCCCTGTTTCCGGGTGACGTTCGTTTCCATAGTAAAAAGGAAACAATTGAATAAGTGATCGACAAAATTATCAATGGAATGATATAGGTCAACACAAGAACAAAAATAGTATAGATTCTCCTTGAGTTAGTATTTGGCCAAATCTCATTGCAAACGAGAACACCGGATTCAAAATGCATCGCACGTGCTACAAATAACTGAACAGAAGCTAGAAGTATAGAGCACGTCCATATAGCAACAATCACATATTTGTATCTTTGTATTGTAAATCGATGTTTTAGAGGATATGCAACAACTAAAAATCGGTCCATTCCTATGGCAACATTTGTAAAAACACTAGCCGCCACAGATAACAtttgaacaaacaaaacaatcgGACAAAAAGGTTCTGAAAATATCCAGGTACGAAAAATTGCATCCGCAAATGTAAATGGCATACAAAACAATGCCATTAAAAGGTCAGCAATTGCAAGGTTGATAAGAAAAGGTCGCAAATCTGTCCTTGACCTTTTACCCTTCCTGAAAACGATCACAACTATTATGTTACCAACAATTGAAAGGAATGTTGTTAATGAATATAAGATAATTAATCCAATTAATGGCTGATTGTCTACCCTTGATGAAGAAATTATGACTTCATTCGTTGAATTTCGACTAAGGTTGACATCCACGGCCATACTTATAAATACTTTCGGAACTTTATAATTATCTGTTAAACCCTGCTAAAACTGTCGGAACTTTTAAATGCTTTCGGAACTTATAGACTTTATCACAGCTCTTTGTGTACTGTCGTTAATTCTCTAATATGACAGTCTGTTATCGACCAATGTTTAGCATTGTATCTTGTCATGAATGAATGACTGAACGAGCCAGAAATCTATGTTAAAGTCGCACGAACCGCTTCAAGATTCTATTCACTATTGATCATTCGTCATATAGTTTGGAAACAAAACGACATCTATTTCTGTAAGGCAAAAGAACAGTAtcaacatttttgaaacattgcCGACAAGTATAATTCCATGTTTCTagacaataatattttctgtttgaatctgatgttgtataatatatttcataGTGAATCAGTGTGAGTCCATCTCAATTAAATATCACagaatctttttgaaaaaaaattaataacgcAGATATTTTGCACTGAATGCATTTGAACCGTATTTAAATTAGTGATAACATTTATCTCCAGTGGTTTGCTATGTACTACATGGTTCAATT
The genomic region above belongs to Mytilus trossulus isolate FHL-02 chromosome 7, PNRI_Mtr1.1.1.hap1, whole genome shotgun sequence and contains:
- the LOC134724589 gene encoding prolactin-releasing peptide receptor-like isoform X2; this encodes MAVDVNLSRNSTNEVIISSSRVDNQPLIGLIILYSLTTFLSIVGNIIVVIVFRKGKRSRTDLRPFLINLAIADLLMALFCMPFTFADAIFRTWIFSEPFCPIVLFVQMLSVAASVFTNVAIGMDRFLVVAYPLKHRFTIQRYKYVIVAIWTCSILLASVQLFVARAMHFESGVLVCNEIWPNTNSRRIYTIFVLVLTYIIPLIILSITYSIVSFLLWKRTSPGNRDHFRDFLQWRSKIKVVKMLVIVVTIFGLCWLPLHVFTLVIDFQPEVLDYDTEADEKLLLGIYLGVHWLAMSNSFANPIIYSFTNDNFRADLFTLFYIWFPCCTCLKTMIRRTNSSSTKDSFIFRRQSTLRRSMGSFGGSRRQILFDHNRRNFGSFQNGTIREDSREKQEENERQLLQLEEILEKEITHGIQICCDQKSRNTETRIVRQSSCKDML